The following is a genomic window from Geobacillus subterraneus.
ATCTTCTGTTTAAACTTTTTTTATTACTGTCTACTTGACAGGGGTAAGACCATTTTGAGCCAGCCTCATTATATACTTGCTTTCTGTATTGTGAAGTTAAGTTGATACTCAAATAGAGAAATTTCAGGGACGATAGAAGCGGCATATTTAAGTTTATCATCAACTTTTTTGGCTACTATTACTCCACTAACATTCTTTCCTTTTGCTATATTCTTTTTTACCCAACCCATGTATCGAGCAATTTGACCAATAGCTGCATCCGGTCCTTTGCTAAGTTTTAGCTCAAATACAACAAAATTACCTTCCTCGTCAACGGCTAAAATATCAATGAGCCCGACATCAGTTGGGTATTCTACTCCATTTCGTCCTTCATCGTCAATATATAATTTTAACCTTTTTCCATTCACGTCTAATGATTGAATGTTTTGTGCTATAAAGTCACGTAGATGGCTTTCAACAGGAAACAACATATCTGGTTCTGTTGACTCCAAGCCATTTTCTGTTTCAGCAATCGCTATGTCTTCTTCTAATCCTTTTTGAGCAACTGTTAATTTCCCATATTCATTTTTACGTATTTCCCATACACCATGTTCATTGGGATTATACAATACAACTTGCCCTCTTCCTACAGTAAACAAAAAATCATATTTAGAATTAGCAATTCTTGGTTTTTGATTCTCTGGGTAATGAACTCGTGAAGGTTGATTAACAGTACAAACAATGATCTGAGCATTTATCGTGTTTTCGTTAACATTACCATATTTGTTTTTGATATAATTTTTTATTTCAGCATATGTAACTTTTTGATTTGGGCTGTTTTCTACCGCTTCTTTAATCATTTGCCACACATATGGCTTGTTACTCATGTTAATTTAATCCTCCATTCTCTTATAGTGTGAGTGCGATCTAATGTGAATTTTACAAAATAACACTCATCTACTGTAGATGAGCAAATTCGCTAACATAAATTGACAACCAAACAAAAAAGGAGACATGAACCCAGCCCCTTGAGTAAAATAGATGTGCTCAAACCCATTCACACAAGGAGGTTCATGTCTCATGAATAGATTAGCACATCATCAAGGAATCCACAAGTTTTTCATGACGCTGGGATTGGCGCTTTATTTCTCGAAGCCGGTCATCAAGCATCTCGTTCATCTTGTCGACGCCTTGACGACCAAGGGATTTTCGGGGACATTGACGGATGTCGGGTACTGGAGTTTTCACCCGAATCATCGAACCACGCTCAGCCACTTTTTCACGAAAAGCCCTTGGAACGAGGAAAAACTAAGTGTAGACAGCCAATTTAGGTGTCGGACTGACGAAATGGGCGCCGATCCTTGATGCCACGGCGGTATTGTATTTGCTTTTTGAAATACTTGGCCGATTAACAAAATGAGAATCGTCGCAAGCAACGATTTCAAAATGTTAGATCATTTTTACCTGCGGTTCTATAATGGAATAATTTCTTCCGCGCCCTTCAATCTGGTCTTTATATCCTATAAGTGTATTTAGCATTGTATTAGGATAGTTCACTTTTTCTCTCAACTCTTTCAATGATTTTGGGGAATCTTCAAGCATTACTTTCTGGATACGTGTCATTTCTTGCACATCGTACGCGGCTTTATAGGTCATAAAAGGCGATACATAATCACTTATGTTCATGGGAGTAAGCTCTTCGCTTCCTGTCCATTTGTATAGTTTTATTTGTTTCTGGAACTTAGTAAGGTTATCTTGCTCGATCAGAAATCTATATATGAGATCGCTTTTTATTTTAGAAACATTTGATTGTTCAAGATAATTTTTTTCTAGCAAAAATACAACAATCCCCATAAAAGTATCGACTATTTGCAAAGGAATGGATTTAGCTGAATCTTGGGATATTACACTAACCACTCGATAGTTTTTGTTTCTATAGGCAGAATGTGCGTTCATCTGTTCAATAATTTTATGTCCAAGAAAAATTTGATCATATTCATCGTTCTGATCCACTTTAATTTTAACTTTAATCATCCCATCGTTTTTGCTAAATTCAGATAAATTTCTAGTCACACCATAGAACAGCCTTTCTGGTATCTTTATATAAAATAAATTTCTCAACTCAGGAGTAGTCAATCCTATCCTTTGCGCAGCATATAAGGCGTCCTTATTGTTCACGATAAGAATGTTTATTTTTACATCCTCATTGATAACTGTATGGAGAGTTTGGAAGTATTTTTTTACATGGTTGTCTTTCGTATACTCACGAAAGTGTAACTCACTAAAGGATTTACATTGTTTAAAGATATTCCGAACTTTTCTAACCACTTTTGCCATCGATATATCTGTACTTCCATAAGCACCATAATAAGAATACTCCACGTCAAGTTGATCAATTTTATTACTCTCATCAAAATAGATTAAGTAGTACATAAATTGACACACCTCATTTTTCTTACTCCAATTGATATATTTTTTATCTAAACTCTATTGACTAAAACAATTTTATGCCTTATATTTAATTTAAAGCAAGGTGTTATTTTCCCCGCTACCGTTTAGGCAGGGCTGATAGCACAAAAGTTCGGTAAGATAGCTTTTCCCCGCTACCGTTTAGGCAGGGCTGAGCTATCTTTTTTGTTTTTTGATAGCAACCTCATTGTCCATAGGTTACCTAGTCCTGCTAAAATAGTAAACCTTCACGCCTCCTAACGGACTCATTAAACTTTCGATTGGTTTACTAAAGTCTGCTCTTTCAACGTTGGACCAACTCTGGCATATGCGGAAAGGAGCGGCCAATAGCCGAATGCTCGACTGATTGGCCCGCCCCATTTCGTTTGTGCGCTCATTTGGCTGCAACGATGGTGGTCCCATTACTTTGTTTGTTCTTTTTCGACTCGTTTTGGCATATGCTCTTTTTCATACGATCTGTTGCGGAAGGAAGCGCAAGACAGCTTCCTTCTCCTCGATTAACCCACTTTGATCGCGTTTTTCTCTCCTTGTTGCAGTTGATACATTTGATAATATTTGCCTTTCTTGTTCATCAGTTCGTCATGAGTGCCGCGTTCGACGATCGTGCCGCGGTCTAGCACAAGAATTTGATCGGCATTTCGAATCGTCGATAAACGGTGAGCGATGATAAACGTGGTGCGCCCTTTTTTGAGCACATCGAGCGCTTGCTGAATGACCGCTTCCGTTTCCGTATCGATGTTGGCGGTTATTTGTAGATTGCAAGCATACTCCCCCATCTACGCTGACGCTTCGCGTTGTTTATGATAACCGCTGAAACACATCATGGAGGCAAACCTTTAAATCTGGATACAGAAAAGAAACGAGTACATCTTGTTCTCCAAATACTTCCCTTTTTTCATATGCTCCGTTATGCCATCCGTACACCTCCACGGTTCGATGCAGCGGATCAACCATCCAGTACTCTTTTACTTCAAACCGTTGATACAATTTGTATTTTTCATTTCGGTCTTTTAACGCCGTACTCGGAGACAACACTTCTACGATTAAATCAGGGGCTCCCACGCATCCCTTTTCTGTTATTTTCTCTCGGTTACAAATAACAGAAATATCGGGCTGCACCACATTTTTCGCGGATTTGTCATCAAGGCTTGAAGCGAATATGACATCAAATGGGGCCATGACCACTACACATCGTTGTTGTTGAAAATCATCCCGCAATGCCGCATACAACTCACCAACCATATACTGGTGAGCAAACGAAGGAGAAGGAGCCATGCTATATGGCACGCCATCAATCAATTCCCATTGTCCGTCCCATTTGAGATAATCTTCATATGTATAGTTGTGATTTGAAAACTCCGGAGTCGTCATCGCGCCTTCACTCCATTTCGTTTTTTGTTTCCATTATATCATTGCTATTCTTTTCGTTGGCCATGGATGGAAGCCGTGTTAGCGACAAAAACGGATATTGAATCATCCGTCTCCCCCCTCTTGTTTAGGATGTCATCGAATTCAAAAGTTCTATCTATCATCGTTGCCATACTCTTCAAATTATTTTATCATATTAACCGTCTAACTAAGTCTCCATTATTTCTTTGATCACGAAAGGGGAAAACGATGGGTTCATTTGTACAACAGCCAACCGGCATCTTTCCGTCTGTCTGTTCTCTCGATTGTCCTGATCAATGCGGGTTGCTCGTGCATAAGAAAGATGGGAAAATCGTGAAAATTCAAGGCGACCCGGATCATCCTGTGACAAAAGGCCATATATGCAATAAAGTGCGGAATATAACCGAACGAATTTACGACCTGAAGCGCTTGAAATACCCGATGAAACGTGTGGGTGCTAAAGGGGAAGGGAAATTTACGCGGATCAGCTGGGACGAAGCGCTCGAGACCATTGCGGCCAAATGGAAAGAATTGATTGAAACATACGGACCTGAAAGCATCCTTCCTTATAGCTTTTATGGCAACATGGGAAGACTCAGCGCCGAAGGCATGGACCGGCGTTTTTTCCATCGGCTAGGCGCATCCTTGCTTGATCGGACCATTTGTTCGTCCGCTGGATCTCAAGGGCTTCAATATACGATGGGAGGCGGCTTTGGAATCGATCCGGAAGAAACGATTCATGCCAAACTCGTCATCTTCTGGGGAATTAATGCGGTCAGTACGAACATGCATCAAGTCATCCTAGCCCAAAAAGCCCGAAAAAACGGGGCGAAGATTGTGGTAATTGATGTTCATAAAAACCAAACCGGGCAGCTTGCTGACTGGTTCATTCCGATCCTGCCGGGCACCGATGCCGCTCTTGCTTTAGGCATGATGCATATTTTATTTGCAGAAAACATGGTAGACGATGATTTTTTGAGAAAATATACGGTTGGATATGAGGAGCTGTGCGAACATGTGGTTCAGTACGATCCTATTATGGTTTCCAAAATAACAGGTGTTCCCGTTGAAGATATTTATAAGCTTGCCAGATGGTATGGGCAAACCACCCCTTCCTTCATTCGAATCGGCAACGGTTTGCAGCATCACGACAACGGAGGAATGTGCATCCGAACGATCGCCTGTCTCCCTGCCCTGACCGGACAATGGTTGGTCAAAGGCGGCGGCGCCATCAAATCCAATAGCGGCTACCTAGCTCTTAATCAAATGAGCTTGCAGCGCCCGGATCTATTGCAAAACAAACATACACGAATCATCAACATGAATCGGCTCGGTGAGGCATTGTTGGAATTGGATCCGCCGATTCGTTCGTTATTCGTGTACGGCACCAATCCGGCCGTCGTTGCTCCAAACAGCAACAAAGTACGACAAGGATTGGCGAGAGAGGATCTCTTTGTCATCGTGCATGATTTGTTTATGACAGAAACCGCCAAATACGCCGATATTGTGCTTCCGGCCACTTCTTCATTTGAAAATACAGATTTGTATACATCCTATTGGCACCACTATGTTCAAATTCAACAACCAGTGATTGAACGATACGGAGAGTCTAAATCGAATGTTGAAGTGTTCCAATTGTTGGCGAAACGAATGGGGTTTGAGGATCCGTGTTTATACGAGACAGAAGAAGAAATGATTTCGCAAGCCTTGGATCACCCAACCAACCCTTTCTTGGAAGGAATCCGTTATGAAACATTGGTAGAAAAACAGTATATCAAAGCAAAGGTCAAACGGTTGCTGCCGGGAACCTTACCAACGCCGAGCGGAAAAATGGAGCTGTATTCGAAGAAAATGGAACAAGATGGCTATCCTCCGTTGCCAACGTATACGCCGATTGTTGACGATGGGGATTTTCCGTTTTTCTTTGTGCCCGGTCCTAATCACAACTTTTTAAACACCACGTTCTCCAATAATGAAAAGCACATTTCGTTGGAAAAAGAACAGCGTTTGTATATGAATGTGAAAGATGCCCTGGCGAAAGGAATTAAAGATGGGGATCGAGTCCGAGTATGGAACGATCGCGGAGAATGCGTGTTGAAAGCGTCCGTTGGAGAACATGTCCTCCCTGGTGTCGTCGTCACGCAAGGGTTATGGGCCGATTCTCCGGGCACAAACCATTTGGTCAACTCCCTTACTCCCGATCGGATCGCCGACATGGGCGGCGGCGCGACCTTTTTCTCCGGCCGCGTCGATGTGGAAAAATGCTAGGATGAATGGCTCGAGGGGCTGGCTGGAAATCAATATGTAGGCCAGGTGCCCCTCTTTTTACTGTTTGCTGAAAACAGAAAACACTATCGTTATCGTTCCGTCTCCGCGAGCTGGCTTTATCCTCTCTCCAATCTCATCGCGAACATATGCGGTAAATTTAGCAGTTCTTCTTTCGTTGGCTTAAGTTGGAAAACGAGCAACTCACTTGGCCGTGCCGCCTCCCTTGTCTAAAGCATTCTTTACCTCGCTTGATCGGTTGGAAGAGCGATTGCTTCGGTCCATCCAGCCGAAGCA
Proteins encoded in this region:
- a CDS encoding molybdopterin-containing oxidoreductase family protein → MGSFVQQPTGIFPSVCSLDCPDQCGLLVHKKDGKIVKIQGDPDHPVTKGHICNKVRNITERIYDLKRLKYPMKRVGAKGEGKFTRISWDEALETIAAKWKELIETYGPESILPYSFYGNMGRLSAEGMDRRFFHRLGASLLDRTICSSAGSQGLQYTMGGGFGIDPEETIHAKLVIFWGINAVSTNMHQVILAQKARKNGAKIVVIDVHKNQTGQLADWFIPILPGTDAALALGMMHILFAENMVDDDFLRKYTVGYEELCEHVVQYDPIMVSKITGVPVEDIYKLARWYGQTTPSFIRIGNGLQHHDNGGMCIRTIACLPALTGQWLVKGGGAIKSNSGYLALNQMSLQRPDLLQNKHTRIINMNRLGEALLELDPPIRSLFVYGTNPAVVAPNSNKVRQGLAREDLFVIVHDLFMTETAKYADIVLPATSSFENTDLYTSYWHHYVQIQQPVIERYGESKSNVEVFQLLAKRMGFEDPCLYETEEEMISQALDHPTNPFLEGIRYETLVEKQYIKAKVKRLLPGTLPTPSGKMELYSKKMEQDGYPPLPTYTPIVDDGDFPFFFVPGPNHNFLNTTFSNNEKHISLEKEQRLYMNVKDALAKGIKDGDRVRVWNDRGECVLKASVGEHVLPGVVVTQGLWADSPGTNHLVNSLTPDRIADMGGGATFFSGRVDVEKC
- a CDS encoding Uma2 family endonuclease — encoded protein: MTTPEFSNHNYTYEDYLKWDGQWELIDGVPYSMAPSPSFAHQYMVGELYAALRDDFQQQRCVVVMAPFDVIFASSLDDKSAKNVVQPDISVICNREKITEKGCVGAPDLIVEVLSPSTALKDRNEKYKLYQRFEVKEYWMVDPLHRTVEVYGWHNGAYEKREVFGEQDVLVSFLYPDLKVCLHDVFQRLS
- a CDS encoding endonuclease NucS domain-containing protein, which gives rise to MSNKPYVWQMIKEAVENSPNQKVTYAEIKNYIKNKYGNVNENTINAQIIVCTVNQPSRVHYPENQKPRIANSKYDFLFTVGRGQVVLYNPNEHGVWEIRKNEYGKLTVAQKGLEEDIAIAETENGLESTEPDMLFPVESHLRDFIAQNIQSLDVNGKRLKLYIDDEGRNGVEYPTDVGLIDILAVDEEGNFVVFELKLSKGPDAAIGQIARYMGWVKKNIAKGKNVSGVIVAKKVDDKLKYAASIVPEISLFEYQLNFTIQKASI
- a CDS encoding DUF3800 domain-containing protein; amino-acid sequence: MYYLIYFDESNKIDQLDVEYSYYGAYGSTDISMAKVVRKVRNIFKQCKSFSELHFREYTKDNHVKKYFQTLHTVINEDVKINILIVNNKDALYAAQRIGLTTPELRNLFYIKIPERLFYGVTRNLSEFSKNDGMIKVKIKVDQNDEYDQIFLGHKIIEQMNAHSAYRNKNYRVVSVISQDSAKSIPLQIVDTFMGIVVFLLEKNYLEQSNVSKIKSDLIYRFLIEQDNLTKFQKQIKLYKWTGSEELTPMNISDYVSPFMTYKAAYDVQEMTRIQKVMLEDSPKSLKELREKVNYPNTMLNTLIGYKDQIEGRGRNYSIIEPQVKMI